One window from the genome of Colletotrichum higginsianum IMI 349063 chromosome 12, whole genome shotgun sequence encodes:
- a CDS encoding Membrane protein: protein MVHRRSEAHGLKNRIYDPAKIASWSTAAHYQLVHSVAILIARSNPIAAGLFTAGATMFSGSIYALILNPDLKFLGPVTPIGGLALIAGWLALAFTKGRVRF, encoded by the exons ATGGTGCACCGTAGAAG TGAGGCCCACGGCCTGAAGAACCGCATCTATGATCCCGCGAAGATTGCCAGCTGGTCCACCGCCGCTCACTACCAA CTCGTCCACTCCGTTGCCATTCTCATCGCTCGATCCAaccccatcgccgccggcctttTCACCGCTGGCGCGACCATGTTCAGCGGTAGCATCTACGCCCTTATCCTCAACCCTGATCTCAAGTTCCTTGGTCCCGTCACTCCAATTGGTGGCCTTGCCCTGAttgctggctggctggccttGGCTTTCACCAAGGGTCGCGTTCGTTTTTAA